The Ictalurus furcatus strain D&B chromosome 5, Billie_1.0, whole genome shotgun sequence genome includes a region encoding these proteins:
- the dock8 gene encoding dedicator of cytokinesis protein 8, with translation MASLPERRAFALKINRHSSAEIRKHFVGVSYNTVQSGLHQRNNSSASGSICFNVPQSYDAVEPVDVEEFLMTQLRSGDGELMQELGEFPDDDLEVDLVDRECRTVYHSVPEEGVELDPHVRDCVQSYTQPWLVVSRRCQGDGWSAYSERTGFHKLLQKQTFESDVQPEKQEQPVKSLSLAALCDDDSARSTLTSSDFDLRGLQPDPRLDNLLQFSTAEDLDRFNLEARQNNRHPELFALYPPTDEEDAVEIRPIPDCPKEHMGLRILVRCQFIKFEIEIEPIFATMALYDLKEKKKISENFHFDLNPDQMKGLLRSHTARIDSSTLAKSAIFSISYPSPDIFLVIKLEKVLQQGEIGDCAEPYMGMTDNAKNKDKLEKLRSQAENFCQRLGRYRMPFAFGTANIMSAISTGTLDRDTSDSDSINGKNNVDKKAYLPRRNSERFTTLEDQSNLSGVKPAVINIQTLFKQEGERLSDEDLFKFLSDIKRTSTIQRRVKIIPGSVKLDVNPVPDTGISCLSPELIPIKPVSEKNVRPVKELLEFPSNDVYVPHFVYRNLLFVYPQRLNFGNRALASHRNITIKIQFMNGEEPLPVIFGKSSGPDFLSELYTPVTYHNKSPDFYEEVKIRLPARLTEKHHLLFSFFHISCQQKQNQSGNVESLIGYSWLPILNNERLQMGAFCLPIVLERLPVNYSLHSPEKLPIQVPPVKWMDGHKGIFSLEVQAVSSVHTQESHLERFFTLCHALEGKATFPIRVGDEKVPENKLEHELKLSIISLSSSELEPLVLFLHLVLDKLFRLIMQPMVIGGQTANLAQIAFESVVSVVNSLHNSQELAKDHQGRNCLLATYLYYVFRLPDTLLEVINTGALVQESRYSTMGRATATSIGNMLLSSRVRSSSNPDITAAQSSEDAEVKNILAEKGLNHPGSRMSTFIDVTNRSQISASSMRSSNRKQFHEELALQMVVSTGVCRENVYKYAWFFFELLVKSMAQHVSQMDKQGVSRKNRFSDRFKDDITTIVNVVTAEIGTILVKQQKELEQAEKVNINLAFFLYDLMSLMDRGFVFNLVRNYCNQMSAKSVSMSTLITMRLEFLRVLCSHEHYLNLSLYFSSSASAPPSPSPSVTSQTSSSCSLPDHKIAAMFDLTQEFKQQHYLTGLLLTELSAALDMESEGSKVQRKAINSTYSLLCAHDLDPRCARLEVRTKIAALYLPLVGIIIDSLNYLDFTVSESRGNKAKSSGPEDDFENVPPINQSVAMAIAGNPFNTLARNALVSMASVSGKSCSTLSAETSRNLLVCFLWIMKNAEQSLIQRWIVDISPSQLSRLLELLTICTSCFDYRGKQSSDKVSVQALQKSQQAKARLEEALLGGLGARGEMMKRVGANDRTQGQRDILRWRKDLTQWRQTNDRQDKSKAELDQEAIISGNLATEANLIVLDLLEVIVQTVPLADYKDSAVGGVLRVLLHSLTCNQSTVYLSHCFSTIRALIVKFGDMLFEEEAEQCADLCQKVLQYCSSCVDSNRNQACATLYLIMRYSFSSASNFSRVKMQVTMSLASLVGKSSDVHEEYLRRSFRTILAYAEEDTEMQSTQLPSQVDELLRNLNSILSDTVKMKEFQEDPEMLMDLMYRIAKGYQTSPDLRLTWLQNMAEKHNGKKCFTESAMCLVHAAALVAEYLSMLEDHKYLPVGSVTFQNISPNVLEESAVSDDILSPDEDGVCSGRYFTENGLVGLLEQAAELFSNGGLYEAVNEVYKIIIPILEAHRDFRKLATTHDNLKRAFENVVQKGHKRMFGTYFRVAFFGSKFGDLDEREFIYKEPGITHLPEISHRLENFYRQCLGDVLEMIKDSTPVDRNKLNPNKAYIQITFVEPYFDDYEMKDRMTNFEKNFNLRRFMYTTPFTKSGRPRGELNEQYKRKTILTTQHAFPYVKTRINVIQKEEFDLTPIEVAIEDMQNKTRELAIATHKEKPDPKMLQMVLQGSVTATVNQGPLEVAQVFLNEIPADPKLYRHHNKLRLCFKEFILRCGEAVEKNKHLITPDQREYQQELKKNYNKLRENLRPMLERKIPELYKPIIKPRFENRDSIKRHSFRRIPEDSS, from the exons CCTCAGTCTTATGACGCAGTGGAGCCGGTGGATGTGGAGGAATTCCTGATGACGCAGCTGCGCAGCGGAGATGGCGAGCTCATGCAGGAGCTGGGCGAATTCCCTGACGATGACCTGGAGGTGGATTTAGTGGACAGGGAATGTCGAACTGTCTATCACTCTGTCCCCGAGGAGGG GGTGGAACTGGATCCCCATGTGAGAGACTGTGTGCAAAGTTACACTCAGCCTTGGCTAGTGGTCAGCAGGAG ATGCCAAGGGGATGGATGGAGTGCGTACTCTGAGAGGACAGGCTTTCACAAACTACTTCAGAAACAAACGTTCGAGTCTGACGTCCAACCAGAGAAACAGGAGCAACCG GTGAAGTCTCTGTCTTTGGCAGCGTTATGTGATGATGACAGCGCTCGCAGCACTCTCACCTCCTCTGATTTTGACCTCCGGGGCCTTCAGCCAGACCCTCGTCTTGACAACCTCCTACAGTTCAGTACTGCTGAGGATCTTGACCGCTTTAACCTCGAAGCCAGACAGAACAACCGCCATCCGGAACTTTTCGCCCTCTATCCACCTACTGATGAG GAAGATGCAGTGGAAATTCGTCCCATTCCTGACTGTCCAAAGGAGCACATGGGCCTCAGGATCCTAGTGCGATGCCAGTTCATCAA GTTTGAAATTGAGATCGAGCCCATTTTTGCCACCATGGCCTTGTATGacctgaaagaaaagaagaag ATTTCAGAGAACTTCCACTTTGATCTAAACCCGGACCAAATGAAAGGCTTACTGCGCTCCCACACCGCTCGTATTGACTCGTCCACATTGGCGAAGTCTGCCATTTTCTCCATCTCCTACCCTTCTCCAGACATCTTCCTGGTCATTAAG TTAGAGAAAGTCTTGCAGCAGGGGGAGATTGGAGACTGTGCAGAACCTTACATGGGAATGACTGACAATGCCAAG AACAAAGACAAACTGGAGAAGCTTAGAAGTCAGGCAGAGAACTTCTGTCAGAGGTTGGGCCGGTACAGGATGCCCTTCGCCTTTGGTACAGCCAACATCATGAGTGCGATCAGCACAGGCACATTGGATCGAGACACGAGCGACTCAGATAGCATCAATG GCAAGAACAATGTAGATAAGAAGGCTTACCTGCCTAGACGCAACTCCGAGAGGTTCACCACCCTAGAGGACCAGTCCAACCTGTCCGGCGTCAAACCTGCCGTCATTAACATCCAGACCCTTTTCAAACAG gaaGGGGAGCGTCTCAGTGATGAAGACTTATTTAAGTTCCTGTCTGACATTAAAAGGACGTCCACTATTCAGCGACGGGTCAAGATAATACCAG GCTCTGTGAAGCTAGATGTGAACCCAGTGCCAGATACAGGGATCTCGTGTCTGTCTCCTGAGCTCATCCCCATTAAACCTGTATCAGAGAAAAACGTGCGACCTGTAAAAGAATTGCTTGAGTTTCCCTCCAACGATGTCTACGTTCCTCACTTCGTATACAG AAACCTGCTGTTTGTGTATCCTCAGAGGCTCAACTTTGGCAATCGAGCTTTGGCATCTCATAGGAACATTACCATAAAGATCCAGTTCATGAATGGAGAGGAGCCACTGCCT GTTATATTCGGGAAATCAAGTGGTCCAGACTTTCTATCGGAGCTCTACACGCCGGTGACGTATCATAACAA ATCTCCAGATTTTTATGAAGAGGTGAAGATCCGGCTGCCGGCTCGCCTGACCGAGAAACACCACCTGCTCTTCTCCTTCTTCCACATCAGCTGCCAGCAGAAGCAGAACCAGAGCGGCAACGTGGAGAGTCTCATCGGATACTCA TGGTTACCCATTCTCAATAACGAGAGGCTGCAGATGGGAGCGTTCTGTTTGCCCATTGTTCTTGAACGTCTTCCTGTGAACTATTCGCTACATTCTCCTGAG AAATTGCCAATCCAGGTTCCCCCAGtcaagtggatggatggacataaaGGAATTTTCAGCCTGGAAGTTCAGGCTGTGTCTTCAGTTCATACACAG GAGAGCCACCTGGAGCGCTTCTTCACTCTGTGCCATGCTCTGGAGGGGAAGGCTACATTCCCTATCCGCGTAGGGGACGAAAAAGTGCCAGAAAACAAGCTGGAGCATGAGCTCAAGCTCAGCATCATCTCCCTGTCCTCCTCCGAGCTGGAGCCACTTGTACTCTTCCTCCACCTTGTCCTGGACAAGCTGTTTCGCCTCATCATGCAGCCCATGGTCATTGGTGGCCAGACCG caAATCTGGCACAGATAGCGTTTGAGTCAGTGGTGTCCGTAGTGAACAGCCTTCATAACAGTCAGGAACTGGCCAAGGACCACCAAGGCAGGAACTGTCTCCTAGCAACCTACCTCTACTATGTGTTCCGGTTGCCAGACACTCTGCTGGAAGTCATTAACACAG GTGCACTGGTACAGGAGAGCAGGTACAGCACTATGGGCCGAGCCACAGCCACAAGCATAGGCAACATGCTGCTTTCTTCACGCGTCCGCTCCAGCAGTAACCCCGATATTACTGCTGCACAGAGCTCAGAGGACGCTGAGGTGAAAAACATACTGGCTGAGAAG GGTTTGAATCATCCCGGCAGCAGGATGTCCACTTTCATTGACGTTACCAACCGCTCTCAAATTTCCGCTAGTAGCATGCGGTCCTCTAACAGAAAG CAATTTCATGAAGAGCTGGCTCTTCAAATGGTGGTGAGCACCGGCGTCTGCAGAGAGAACGTTTATAAATACGCCTGGTTCTTCTTCGAGCTGCTG GTGAAAAGCATGGCTCAGCATGTCTCTCAAATGGACAAGCAGGGAGTGTCTCGCAAAAATCGCTTTTCTGACCGCTTCAAGGATGACATCACCACCATTGTCAACGTGGTGACGGCCGAAATTGGCACTATACTGGTGAAACAGCAGAAG GAACTGGAGCAGGCTGAAAAGGTGAACATTAATCTGGCGTTTTTCCTTTACGACCTGATGTCTCTCATGGACAGAGGCTTTGTCTTTAACCTGGTTAGGAACTATTGCAACCAG atGTCCGCAAAGAGTGTTTCCATGTCCACTCTGATCACCATGAGGCTGGAGTTTTTGAGAGTGCTCTGCAGTCATGAGCACTACCTGAACCTGAGCCTGTACTTCAGTAGCAGTGCGTCTGCTCCCCCGTCTCCTTCCCCGTCCGTCACGTCACAG ACCTCAAGTTCATGTAGCTTGCCAGACCATAAGATTGCAGCCATGTTTGATCTGACTCAAGAGTTCAAACAGCAGCACTACCTGACTGGCCTGCTGCTGACTGAACTCAGTGCGGCTCTCGATATGGAATCAGAAGG aAGTAAGGTGCAGCGCAAGGCCATAAATTCCACATACAGCCTATTGTGTGCTCATGATTTGGACCCTCGGTGCGCAAGGTTAGAAGTCAGGACTAAGATTGCTGCTCTCTACCTCCCCCTGGTGGGCATCATCATCGACTCCCTCAACTACCTCGACTTCACAG TTTCTGAGTCACGTGGCAACAAGGCCAAGTCCAGTGGGCCAGAGGACGACTTTGAAAATGTTCCTCCTATCAATCAgtctgttgccatggcaatcGCAGGAAACCCGTTCAACACCTTGGCGAGAAATGCGCTGGTGTCCATGGCCTCTGTG TCAGGTAAAAGCTGTAGCACGCTCTCTGCAGAGACCAGCCGTAACCTGCTGGTGTGTTTCCTGTGGATCATGAAGAATGCAGAGCAGAGCCTGATCCAGCGTTGGATAGTGGACATATCCCCCTCTCAGCTCAGTCGCCTTCTCGAGCTCCTCACTATCTGCACCTCCTGCTTTGACTACAGG gggaaaCAGAGCTCAGATAAAGTGAGCGTGCAGGCCCTACAGAAGTCTCAGCAGGCTAAAGCTCGTCTGGAGGAGGCACTACTAGGAGGCTTGGGAGCGAGAggagagatgatgaagagggTGGGAG CTAATGATCGGACTCAGGGCCAGAGAGACATCCTGCGCTGGAGGAAAGACCTCACACAGTGGCGCCAGACCAACGACAGACAGGACAA ATCTAAAGCTGAGTTGGACCAGGAGGCCATAATCAGTGGGAATCTGGCCACTGAAGCCAACCTCATAGTCTTGGACCTGCTGGAGGTCATTGTGCAG ACTGTACCATTAGCAGACTATAAGGATAGTGCGGTTGGTGGAGTTCTGAGGGTTCTGCTGCACTCACTAACATGCAACCAGAGCACCGTGTATCTATCACACTGCTTCAGCACCATCCGAGCTCTCATTGTGAAG TTTGGGGACATGTTATTCGAGGAGGAGGCCGAGCAGTGTGCAGATCTGTGCCAGAAAGTGCTTCAGTACTGCAGCAGCTGTGTGGACAGCAACAGGAACCAGGCCTGTGCTACACTCTACCTCATCATGAGATACAGCTTTAGTTCTGCCAgt AATTTCTCTAGAGTGAAGATGCAGGTGACCATGTCGTTGGCGTCTCTAGTAGGAAAGTCCTCGGATGTGCACGAGGAGTACCTGCGTCGCTCTTTTCGCACCATTCTAGCCTACGCAGAGGAAGACACAGAGATGCAATCCACGCAGCTTCCTTCACAG GTGGATGAACTTCTGAGGAATCTAAACAGCATCCTTTCAGATACAGTCAAAATGAAGGAGTTTCAAGAAGATCCTGAAATGCTAATGGACCTTATGTATAG GATTGCGAAGGGCTACCAGACGTCACCTGATCTGCGCCTGACCTGGCTTCAGAACATGGCTGAGAAGCATAACGGCAAGAAGTGCTTCACCGAGTCTGCAATGTGTCTGGTGCATGCCGCAGCCCTGGTGGCTGAGTACCTCAGCATGCTGGAGGACCACAAGTACCTGCCTGTGGGCAGCGTCACCTTCCAA AACATCTCCCCTAACGTTCTGGAGGAGTCGGCGGTGTCAGATGATATCCTGTCCCCAGACGAGGACGGCGTTTGTTCTGGACGGTACTTCACCGAGAATGGTCTGGTGGGGCTTCTTGAGCAGGCTGCAGAACTCTTCAGCAAT GGTGGATTATATGAGGCAGTGAATGAGGTGTATAAGATCATCATCCCCATACTGGAGGCCCATAGAGATTTCCGGAAACTGGCCACCACTCACGACAACCTAAAAAGAGCTTTCGAGAACGTCGTTCAGAAG ggTCATAAGAGGATGTTCGGTACATATTTCCGTGTGGCATTTTTTGGCTCAAAGTTTGGAGATCTTGATGAGCGGGAGTTCATATATAAAGAGCCAGGAATCACACATCTTCCTGAGATCTCCCACAGACTAGAA AATTTCTACAGACAGTGTTTGGGAGACGTTCTGGAAATGATCAAGGATTCCACACCTGTAGACAGAAACAAACTGAATCCCAACAAG GCATATATTCAGATCACATTTGTGGAGCCGTACTTTGATGACTATGAGATGAAAGATCGCATGACCAACTTTGAGAAGAACTTCAACCTGCGCCGGTTCATGTACACCACCCCGTTCACAAAGAGCGGTCGGCCTCGAGGAGAACTGAACGAGCAGTACAAGAGGAAGACCATCCTCACCACACAGCATGCTTTTCCTTATGTGAAGACACGAATCAATGTCATTCAGAAGGAAGAG TTTGACCTAACTCCAATTGAGGTGGCTATCGAAGACATGCAGAACAAAACTCGCGAGCTGGCTATcgccacacacaaagagaaaccTGACCCCAAGATGCTGCAGATGGTTCTGCAGGGCTCTGTGACCGCCACAGTTAACCAG GGACCATTAGAGGTAGCCCAGGTCTTTTTGAATGAAATCCCAGCAGACCCCAAACTCTACCGTCATCACAACAAACTGCGACTGTGTTTCAAAGAGTTCATCCTACG